A genomic segment from Aspergillus chevalieri M1 DNA, chromosome 7, nearly complete sequence encodes:
- a CDS encoding uncharacterized protein (COG:G;~EggNog:ENOG410PVZC;~InterPro:IPR005828,IPR036259;~TransMembrane:2 (i12-31o73-94i);~go_component: GO:0016021 - integral component of membrane [Evidence IEA];~go_function: GO:0022857 - transmembrane transporter activity [Evidence IEA];~go_process: GO:0055085 - transmembrane transport [Evidence IEA]) has protein sequence MTKGASDAAIAMIFFHAMGWAIGLYSLPYLFGAELWPNHIRSFGGTISQCFHWFFYFAITKATPSLLSGLHQWGAFILFDGFCLLAFVYMYFFVPETTGLGLEKINALFERPLYMLGRPLDTRRESPLSDEKPESMWVEKV, from the exons ATGACGAAGGGTGCATCCGACGCAGCAATCGCGATGATATTCTTCCATGCCATGGGCTGGGCTATCGGTCTCTACAGCCTGCCATATCTATTTGGTGCTGAATTATGGCCGAACCACATCCGCTCGTTTGGCGGCACTATCTCGCAATGCTTCCATTGGTTTTTCTATTTTGCTATCACAAAGGCCACGCCATCCTTACTATCTGGTCTCCATCAATGGGGAGCCTTTATTCTCTTTGACGGATTCTGTTTGCTGGCTTTTGTTTATATGTACTTCTTTGTACCCGAAACTACCGGACTTGGGCTCGAGAAGATCAATGCGCTGTTCGAGCGGCCTTTGTATATGCTAGGACGGCCGTTGGATACTCG GAGAGAAAGCCCGCTGAGTGACGAGAAGCCCGAATCTATGTGGGTTGAGAAGGTGTAA
- the ACO1_3 gene encoding aconitate hydratase mitochondrial (COG:C;~EggNog:ENOG410PGE5;~InterPro:IPR001030,IPR018136,IPR036008,IPR015931, IPR015928,IPR000573;~PFAM:PF00694) has protein sequence MRMNDSKEHRCRQLFYEGAEYDQTIDIDLSTLEPHVNGPFTPDLATPLSRFGQAVEEQKWPETLTVGLIGSCTNSSFEDLSRAANIAQQAVDAGLTPAMPFLLSPGSLQTRETLEKSGILQTFKKVGVKMLPNACGPCCGSWDRTDTPKVVLQPHYPRKQRINLKWLGHETLLSNPSVDNLVTPVGEQFHFEPPTGDSLPEQGYLDSNAAYQAPPIGDRSGLDVQIDPSSQRLQKLAPFAPWFGNDYEDCLILIKTKGKCTTDHITPAGPWFRFRGHLENISNNTLIGAINAENDKVNTVHNQLTQKNADVPGTARHYQAQGRPLVVIADHNYGEGSSREHAALQPRYLGGIAIIAKSFARIHEANLKKQGMLALTFANEFDYDRIKASDCVSIIGLAELAPGKPLTLQVKPIDRESWDAKLLHTFTPEQIEYFKAGSALNTMAKGNDAVE, from the exons ATGCGAATGAATGATAGTAAAGAACATAGATGCCGCCAATTATTCTACGAGGGCGCCGAATATGACCAAACCATCGATATTGATCTATCCACGTTAGAACCGCACGTCAATGGACCTTTCACTCCCGATTTGGCCACGCCACTATCCCGCTTTGGTCAGGCCGTAGAGGAGCAGAAATGGCCAGAGACCCTGACAGTCGGCCTTATCGGCTCGTGCACGAATTCATCATTCGAAGATCTTAGCCGGGCTGCAAATATCGCGCAGCAAGCCGTCGATGCCGGGTTGACTCCTGCAATGCCGTTCCTACTATCGCCGGGTAGTCTGCAAACACGTGAGACCCTGGAAAAATCCGGAATCTTGCAGACATTCAAGAAAGTTGGAGTGAAGATGCTGCCAAATGCTTGCGGTCCTTGCTGTGGCTCCTGGGATCGAACCGATACACCCAAAGTAGTCCTCCAGCCCCATTACCCACGCAAGCAGCGAATTAACTTAAAATGGCTAGGGCACGA GACCTTGCTTTCGAATCCCAGCGTCGATAACTTAGTCACGCCTGTTGGAGAACAATTCCATTTCGAGCCTCCTACAGGTGATTCCCTTCCTGAACAGGGCTATCTAGACTCCAACGCTGCCTACCAAGCGCCTCCGATAGGTGATCGTAGCGGGTTAGATGTTCAGATCGACCCATCCTCGCAGCGGCTGCAAAAACTCGCACCTTTCGCCCCGTGGTTTGGAAATGATTACGAGGATTGTCTTATCCTGATCAAGACCAAAGGAAAATGCACCACAGACCACATCACCCCAGCTGGTCCGTGGTTCCGCTTCCGCGGCCATCTCGAAAACATCTCGAACAACACTTTGATTGGCGCTATTAATGCGGAAAACGACAAAGTCAACACCGTTCATAATCAGCTTACCCAGAAAAACGCTGATGTTCCCGGTACCGCTCGTCATTACCAAGCTCAAGGCCGTCCTTTGGTAGTGATTGCGGATCACAACTATGGCGAGGGCTCTTCGCGCGAACACGCAGCCCTACAGCCAAGATATCTCGGCGGCATAGCCATTATCGCAAAGAGCTTTGCTCGGATCCACGAGGCCAACTTAAAGAAGCAGGGGATGTTGGCTTTGACGTTCGCCAACGAGTTTGATTATGATCGGATCAAGGCGTCCGATTGTGTCAGTATCATTGGATTAGCGGAGTTGGCGCCGGGTAAGCCTTTGACGCTACAGGTAAAGCCGATTGACAGAGAGTCGTGGGATGCTAAACTATTGCATACGTTTACGCCGGAGCAGATTGAGTACTTCAAGGCAGGAAGTGCGTTGAATACGATGGCAAAAGGGAACGATGCGGTAGAATAA
- a CDS encoding DUF453 domain protein (COG:S;~EggNog:ENOG410PF8G;~InterPro:IPR007400;~PFAM:PF04303), translated as MLRPILRASPRGIFSVPRQLRTLATKKQHSLPAAYYRGGTSRAVFFKQDDLPHDREQWAHIFRSVIGSPDPYGRQLDGMGGGISSLSKVCVVGKSTHPDADVDYTFIALGVNTPEVDYSSNCGNMISAVGPYAVDAGLFSTTGDSCSVTVRIHNTNTGKIIHSSFPIVDAEAATSGDFSIDGVAGTAARVQLDFVDPAGSRTGKLLPTGQVRDTFDGITATCIDVANPCVFVQAAELGVPANMTPDEITVHPDLLPRLDSIRRQAGVKMGLAEALEKVPGSVPKICLVSSPTNDARAKEQNQTAEKVDLVARALSVGQPHKAVPITVALALASAARLSGSTVNEVASTDRVDDAGVTIGHASGNLLVGAMFDKNGGLNAATVFRTARRVFEGRIFWKNES; from the coding sequence ATGCTCAGGCCAATTCTTCGTGCCTCGCCTCGAGGtattttctctgttccccgCCAGTTACGCACGCTGGCCACCAAGAAACAGCACTCCCTTCCCGCCGCTTATTACCGCGGAGGAACTTCCCGCGCCGTTTTCTTCAAGCAGGACGACCTCCCGCACGACCGGGAGCAATGGGCTCACATTTTCCGCAGCGTAATTGGCAGTCCTGATCCGTATGGTCGCCAGCTAGATGGCATGGGAGGCGGCATCTCAAGTCTCTCCAAAGTCTGCGTGGTTGGCAAATCTACGCATCCCGACGCCGATGTGGACTACACCTTTATCGCATTGGGCGTTAATACGCCTGAAGTTGACTACTCGAGCAACTGCGGCAATATGATCAGTGCTGTCGGTCCTTATGCCGTTGATGCTGGTCTCTTTTCGACTACTGGTGATTCCTGCTCAGTGACAGTGCGCATCCACAACACCAATACCGGCAAGATTATTCACTCCTCGTTTCCCATTGTCGATGCAGAGGCCGCGACAAGCGGCGACTTTTCTATTGATGGTGTCGCAGGCACAGCAGCCCGTGTGCAGTTGGACTTTGTTGATCCCGCTGGGTCTCGGACGGGCAAGCTTCTTCCTACAGGGCAAGTCCGGGATACATTCGACGGCATTACAGCCACTTGTATCGACGTCGCAAACCCCTGTGTGTTCGTCCAGGCGGCCGAATTGGGTGTCCCGGCGAATATGACCCCGGATGAGATCACAGTGCATCCGGATCTGCTTCCGCGTTTGGATTCTATTCGCCGCCAGGCAGGTGTCAAGATGGGCTTGGCTGAGGCGCTGGAGAAAGTGCCAGGCAGTGTTCCAAAGATCTGTCTTGTCTCTTCACCAACAAATGATGCCCGGGCCAAGGAGCAGAACCAAACGGCCGAGAAAGTTGATCTCGTCGCCCGCGCTCTCTCTGTCGGCCAGCCGCACAAGGCAGTGCCTATCACTGTTGCGTTGGCTCTGGCATCTGCTGCGCGACTGTCGGGAAGTACGGTAAATGAAGTTGCAAGCACTGACCGAGTTGATGATGCTGGTGTTACGATTGGACATGCTAGTGGGAATCTACTGGTTGGAGCGATGTTCGATAAGAATGGTGGTTTGAACGCTGCTACAGTGTTTCGGACGGCGCGTCGGGTGTTCGAGGGTCGGATATTTTGGAAGAATGAATCCTGA
- a CDS encoding uncharacterized protein (COG:G;~EggNog:ENOG410PJ3A;~InterPro:IPR005828,IPR036259;~TransMembrane:2 (i92-110o116-137i);~go_component: GO:0016021 - integral component of membrane [Evidence IEA];~go_function: GO:0022857 - transmembrane transporter activity [Evidence IEA];~go_process: GO:0055085 - transmembrane transport [Evidence IEA]), giving the protein MSLFTVESPRWLVSQNKRDTALTALVRLRSLPSHDQYLQDEYQGITSETEDNESNSFWQIVKETFMVRSNLRRLQLTITAYILAQMSGANSITNYLPTIFGIVGVTGLNIKLYTTGLYALTKLVCCIAASLVLVDLAGRRLSLLLGLASKSFAIPI; this is encoded by the coding sequence ATGTCGCTTTTCACAGTGGAGTCTCCCCGTTGGCTAGTCTCGCAAAACAAACGCGACACGGCTCTGACAGCTCTTGTGCGCCTCCGTAGCCTTCCATCCCACGATCAGTACTTGCAGGACGAATACCAGGGCATAACGTCCGAGACCGAGGACAACGAATCTAACAGTTTCTGGCAAATTGTCAAGGAGACCTTCATGGTTCGTTCGAATTTACGCCGCTTGCAACTGACTATAACGGCTTATATCCTGGCCCAAATGTCCGGCGCCAATTCAATCACCAATTACCTCCCTACAATCTTTGGTATAGTCGGCGTCACTGGGTTGAACATCAAGCTCTATACGACAGGCTTGTACGCTCTCACCAAACTGGTTTGCTGTATTGCTGCTTCTCTCGTTCTGGTCGATCTTGCAGGCCGTCGACTATCTTTGCTGCTGGGGTTAGCATCCAAATCATTTGCCATTCCTATTTAG